A part of Chitinimonas koreensis genomic DNA contains:
- the rimP gene encoding ribosome maturation factor RimP, which translates to MDMQRLLDATLPGLGYELVDLELARDGLVRIFIDKPGGITLDDCVAVSNHLTRLFTVENIPYERLEVSSPGLDRPLKKEADFVRFAGERVKIKLRLPIDGKKTVQGELRGVVEGAVQVAVDAERVVAVPLAQIDKARLVPVF; encoded by the coding sequence ATGGATATGCAACGTCTACTGGACGCAACACTGCCCGGTCTCGGTTACGAGCTGGTCGACCTCGAGTTGGCCCGCGACGGCCTGGTCCGCATCTTTATCGACAAGCCGGGCGGCATCACGCTCGACGACTGCGTGGCGGTGAGCAATCACCTGACCCGGCTGTTCACCGTGGAAAACATCCCGTACGAGCGCCTGGAAGTCTCCTCGCCCGGCCTCGATCGTCCGCTGAAGAAGGAAGCCGACTTCGTCCGCTTCGCCGGCGAGCGGGTCAAGATCAAGCTGCGGCTGCCCATCGACGGCAAGAAGACGGTGCAGGGCGAACTGCGCGGCGTGGTCGAAGGCGCGGTCCAGGTGGCGGTCGATGCCGAACGCGTCGTCGCCGTGCCGCTCGCGCAGATCGACAAGGCCCGCTTGGTCCCGGTGTTCTGA
- the nusA gene encoding transcription termination factor NusA encodes MSREILLLVDALAREKNVSQDIVFTALEMALASATKKRYTDDVDVRVAIDRHTGDYESFRRWEVVEDNDHEEPSRQFAITDVLEKDLGLAIGEFYEEPLEPIEFGRIGAQTAKQVILQKIRDAEREQILNDFLARKEHLVTGTIKRIERGNAIVEVGKLEARLPREHMIPKENLRVGDRVRAYLLKIDRDGRGAQLILSRTAPEFIAKLFELEVPEIEEGIIEIRGAARDPGARAKIAVKSNDPRVDPQGTCIGMRGSRVQAVTGELAGERVDIVLWSADPAQFVLGALAPAEVQKIMVDEDSHSMDVAVDEENLAMAIGRGGQNVRLASELTGWTLNIMTLEQVEQKHEVEYARVRELFIAALDVDDEVAEILVQEGFSTLEEVAYVPIDEMLDIDGFDENLVNELRSRARDALLTQAIVKEEQVEHSVEELQHLEGMTPEIARALAGNGVATRDDLAELAVDELVEMTGMDAEAAKQLIMTARAHWFEQQ; translated from the coding sequence ATGAGTCGTGAAATCCTGTTGCTGGTCGATGCACTGGCACGCGAGAAGAATGTGTCGCAGGACATCGTCTTCACCGCGCTGGAGATGGCGTTGGCCTCGGCTACCAAGAAGCGTTACACCGACGACGTGGACGTGCGCGTCGCGATCGATCGCCATACCGGCGACTACGAGAGTTTCCGCCGCTGGGAAGTGGTCGAGGACAACGACCACGAGGAGCCGTCGCGCCAGTTCGCCATCACCGACGTGCTGGAGAAGGACCTGGGCCTCGCCATCGGCGAATTCTACGAAGAGCCGCTCGAACCGATCGAATTCGGCCGCATCGGCGCGCAGACCGCCAAGCAGGTGATCCTGCAGAAGATCCGCGACGCCGAGCGCGAGCAGATCCTCAACGACTTCCTGGCCCGCAAGGAGCACCTGGTCACCGGCACCATCAAGCGCATCGAACGCGGCAACGCGATCGTCGAGGTCGGCAAGCTCGAAGCCCGCCTGCCGCGCGAGCACATGATCCCGAAGGAAAACCTGCGCGTGGGCGACCGCGTGCGCGCCTACCTGCTCAAGATCGATCGCGACGGCCGCGGCGCCCAACTGATCCTGAGCCGTACCGCGCCCGAGTTCATCGCCAAGCTGTTCGAGCTCGAAGTGCCCGAGATCGAGGAAGGCATCATCGAGATCCGCGGCGCCGCCCGCGACCCGGGCGCCCGCGCCAAGATCGCGGTGAAGTCGAACGACCCGCGCGTCGATCCGCAAGGCACCTGCATCGGCATGCGCGGCTCGCGCGTGCAGGCCGTCACCGGCGAGCTGGCCGGCGAGCGCGTCGACATCGTGCTGTGGTCGGCCGACCCGGCCCAGTTCGTGCTGGGCGCGCTGGCGCCGGCCGAAGTGCAGAAGATCATGGTCGACGAGGACAGCCACAGCATGGACGTGGCGGTCGACGAAGAGAACCTCGCCATGGCCATCGGCCGCGGTGGCCAGAACGTGCGGCTCGCCAGCGAGCTGACCGGCTGGACGCTGAACATCATGACGCTCGAGCAGGTCGAGCAGAAGCACGAAGTCGAGTACGCCCGGGTGCGCGAACTGTTCATCGCCGCGCTCGACGTCGACGACGAGGTTGCCGAGATCCTGGTGCAGGAAGGCTTCTCCACGCTGGAGGAAGTCGCCTACGTGCCGATCGACGAAATGCTCGACATCGACGGTTTCGACGAGAACCTCGTCAATGAACTGCGCAGCCGCGCACGCGATGCCCTCCTGACCCAGGCCATCGTCAAGGAAGAACAGGTCGAGCACAGCGTCGAGGAACTGCAGCATCTCGAGGGCATGACGCCCGAGATCGCCCGCGCCCTGGCCGGCAATGGCGTCGCCACCCGCGACGACCTGGCCGAGCTGGCGGTGGACGAGCTGGTCGAGATGACCGGCATGGATGCCGAGGCTGCCAAGCAACTGATCATGACCGCCCGCGCTCACTGGTTCGAGCAGCAATAA